The following are from one region of the Gossypium hirsutum isolate 1008001.06 chromosome D03, Gossypium_hirsutum_v2.1, whole genome shotgun sequence genome:
- the LOC107927033 gene encoding mitogen-activated protein kinase kinase kinase 18: MEKQSHTQKTSWTRGKCIGKGSFGTVSLAINELNGAVSAVKSVDLATCLPSQLESLENEIRILRSLSSPYVVKYLGDDVSPAKSFRNLHVEYLPGGTVADVEIVKRRAADVDERLLRWHTRCLISGLKYVHDEGIVHCDVKGKNVLLGSDSSSVKLADFGSAIEIKKGRSLIKPRGSPLWMAPEVVRGEYRGPESDIWSLGCTVVEMITGKPAWEDHDFDSLRRIAYSEELPELPAQLSKLGKDFVEKCLRRDPNRRWSCDHLLQHPFISSASPPKTIGESSPRCVLDFAGSDFEEDEKTANFESSAKERISKLANDGGAIWESDGWATVRSYARESRVNCEEGTSTEYPELTRTHLEISNWRQCGKYVRVSGIKSSFGGQRCDLLAGSSRRCWPEKEKVEFAVEKGKSIFCRFCNLLLQLILCDFKLFLYILLMFLNYFFLPSLLLSFTSTILFGPTSNPISATT, from the coding sequence ATGGAGAAACAGAGCCATACCCAGAAAACTTCATGGACACGAGGCAAGTGTATAGGCAAAGGCTCCTTTGGTACCGTTAGCTTAGCGATCAACGAACTCAACGGCGCCGTTTCCGCGGTCAAGTCCGTCGACTTAGCAACGTGTCTTCCCAGCCAGTTGGAGTCTTTGGAGAATGAAATTCGGATCCTCCGTTCGCTTTCCTCTCCTTACGTCGTTAAGTACCTCGGCGATGACGTCTCTCCGGCGAAATCTTTCCGTAATCTTCACGTGGAGTATTTGCCGGGCGGCACCGTTGCTGACGTGGAGATTGTTAAGCGGCGGGCTGCTGACGTGGACGAGAGGCTTTTGCGGTGGCACACGCGGTGCTTGATTTCGGGTTTGAAGTACGTGCACGACGAAGGCATTGTACACTGTGATGTGAAAGGAAAAAATGTTTTGCTTGGATCGGATTCCAGTTCCGTAAAGCTCGCGGATTTCGGCTCGGCGATTGAGATAAAAAAGGGAAGGTCGCTCATTAAGCCACGTGGAAGCCCTCTATGGATGGCGCCAGAGGTGGTTCGCGGCGAGTATCGAGGGCCGGAGAGCGATATTTGGTCACTAGGATGCACCGTCGTCGAGATGATCACCGGGAAGCCAGCTTGGGAGGATCACGATTTCGACTCGCTACGTCGAATTGCTTACTCGGAGGAACTCCCCGAGTTGCCGGCTCAGTTATCCAAACTCGGTAAGGATTTCGTGGAGAAGTGTTTGAGAAGGGATCCAAATCGAAGGTGGAGCTGCGATCACCTGCTGCAGCATCCATTTATATCATCGGCATCGCCGCCGAAAACGATAGGAGAATCATCTCCGCGTTGCGTTCTCGATTTCGCCGGGTCGGATTTCGAAGAGGACGAAAAAACTGCGAATTTCGAATCGTCGGCGAAGGAGAGGATCAGTAAATTAGCGAATGATGGAGGGGCAATTTGGGAATCGGACGGTTGGGCGACGGTAAGGAGTTACGCTCGTGAATCACGTGTGAATTGCGAGGAAGGGACAAGTACGGAATATCCGGAGTTGACGAGGACGCATTTGGAAATTTCCAATTGGCGGCAGTGTGGTAAATACGTGCGTGTTAGCGGGATAAAATCGTCGTTTGGTGGCCAACGGTGCGATCTCTTGGCTGGTTCAAGCCGTCGTTGTTGGCCAGAAAAGGAAAAGGTGGAGTTTGCGGTGGAGAAGGGAAAGTCGATATTCTGCAgattttgtaatttattattaCAATTAATTTTGTGTGATTTCAAATTATTCCTATATATtttattgatgtttttaaatTACTTCTTTCTTCCTTCATTACTTTTATCCTTTACCTCCACCATTCTTTTTGGTCCAACCTCGAATCCAATCTCGGCTACAACCTGA